The segment GAGGCGAAATCGAGGTACTCCGTTCCCTCGTCGTCGTAGACGCGAACGCCGTCGCCGCGAACGAGGGTCGGTATCTCGCCGTCGCTATCGGACCAGTGAGGGAGACTTCTCCCTCTCGGGGTCTCCTCGACCGGCGTCGTCGGTCGGTCGCTTTCGGTCATATCACCCTGTCAGTCCCACCCGTGATAAACGTTCCCGACCGAACAGGTCCCGTCGGGAAGCTGTCAGGCCGGGAGGACGGCGGACGCGACAGCGGCGGCGTCGGGAATCAGGTCCGACGAGAGGACGACGTAGGCGAGTGCGAACAGCAAAGCGTCGTAGAAGCCGTGAACCAGAACCGGGACGACCAGATTGTCGGTCCAGACGTAGAGATAGCCGAGGAGAATCGAGAGACCGAACAGGACGACGAGCGTCACCGAGACGGCGAGGGGGTCGGGAGTCGCTATCCACGTCGTCGGCAGGTGGACCAGCGCGAACAGGACGCTGGTGAGGACGACCGCGGGACCGCGCGAGAACGCGCCGTCGAGGTAGGGCTGGATGACCCCGCGAAAGAGGAACTCCTCGGCCGGGCCGACCACCAGAACCGAGAGCGGGACGAGAACGAGGAGCGTCGCGAGGACGCCCTCCTCGGCGAGTTGCGTGACCGAGTTACCAGCGAGCGGAAGCCCGAGGGCCTGCACGGCCGCGATGGCGGCGAGTCGGTAAGCGAACAGCGCGACGGTCCCCGCGACGACGACCCCGAGCGCCCTGAGGTCCGGGATCCGAATCCGGAAGAAGTCGAGACTGTTGCCGGTCGCTCGGAGGAAGACGAGTCCGGCCGCGACGAATCCCAGTTCCGAGAGGACGAGCGCGACGACGAACTGCGCGACGGTGCCCAGCGAGACGACGAGGACGGGGACCGACAGCAGAACGCTGAAGACGACGCCGAGGAGCGTGAGCGCAGTCGCGACCCCGACGCGCCGGGCAGGGTTGACGGACTGGTGAGACATCACGAGTACTGACAACGCCCGATGGCAAGTAGCTTTTCGGGGGAAATCGCCCGCCGATGTCGGCGTGGTCGCCGGGCGGCGAGCCGACGAACGTTTAAACGGTCTCGAACCCTACAGGCGGATATGAAGTGGAAAACAGATTGGGGACTCCGGGGGCGCATGGCCCTGACGATGTTCCTGCTGTTCGCGCTGTACGTCGTCTTCATCGGTATTCTGAGTACGCAGTTTACGAACATCTTCTTCGCGGTCGCGCTACTGGGCAGTTTCTCCATCGCTCAGTTCTTCTTCAGCGACAAACTGGCGCTGTGGAGCATGGGCGCGAAGGAGGTGACCGAGGACGAGTATCCGGAACTCCACCGGACGCTCGGCCGCCTCTCCCAGCAGGCCGACCTGCCGAAACCGAAGGTCGCGGTCGTGGACAGTCGCGTCCCGAACGCGTTCGCCACGGGGCGCTCCCAGAAGAACGCCGCCGTCGCGGTCACGACCGGTCTCATGAACACGCTGGACGACGACGAGTTGGAGGGCGTGCTGGCCCACGAACTCGCGCACGTCAAGAACCGCGACGTGATGGTGATGACCATCGCGTCGTTCCTCTCGACCATCGCGTTTCTCGTGGTCCGGTGGGGCTGGTGGTTCGGCGGTGGCGGCGACAACCGCAATCAGGCTCCGGTCTGGGTCGCCATCGCCGCTTCGCTGGTGGTCTGGATAGTGAGCTTCGTCCTCATCCGGGCGCTCAGCCGCTACCGCGAGTTCGCCGCCGACCGCGGCGGAGCGACCATCACCGGCAAACCCTCGGCGCTGGCTTCCGCACTGATGACGATCGACGGGAGCATGAGCAAGGTCCCGAAGGAGGACTTCCGCGAGCAGTCCGAGATGAACGCCTTCTTCATCATCCCGCTGAAGAACGACTTCATCGGCAAGGTGTTCAGCACCCACCCCAGCACCGAGAAGCGCGTCGAGCGGTTGCGGGACCTCGAACGCCAGCTGTAGGCCGACGAGCCGGTGTGCCCGAACACTCTCGCGGTTCGGATTCGAGGTCCATCGTCCAAAGGTTTTTGCCACCCGATAAGTTATGTTTGGGTATGGCTACGGAGCAAGACGTCGATTCCTCCGAAGACCCCACGCTCGGCAACGGCGACGATCTGAGCGAACGAGTGGAGAAAATCGACGTCGAATCCGAAGAGACGTGCGACACGGACGAGATGCGCGAACTCCTCGACCTCTAATTTTTTCGATTTATTTATCAGGCAGTCGCATCATATGTGCGATGTCTGATGAGTAACGGTATCGGTGACGTCGTTCTCGTCAAGAAGTGGGTGTTCGAAGACCTCTCGTCGTCGTCGTTCGGCAAGGAGGAGAAGGAGGCGATTCTGGACGGCGTTGACGATATTCGAGAAGACCTCGTAACGTGGAATCGGCCGATTACGAAGTGTCTGAAGATTCTCGAAAATACCGGCTCCGAGACGATTTACCGCAGTCGAGACGGGGACCTTCGGTCCTACTACGTTCGCCGTGGCGGAACTATGTACTGCATCGGGGCTGGAAAACGCAGGAACACGTACGAACGTGACCTTCCACGGATGGTCGAACGCTCGAAAGACTACTGAATCGTTTACTGGTCGTCTATCGATGGCTGGCCTGTGCCGTCCCCTCGATTAACTCGTTGACTGACGAGGTAGCCGACCTTTTTATCCGAGAACCCGAAGGGAGAGCCATGGGACTGTTCGACGGACTGCGGGAAGTGCTGGGCATCCGGGCCGAGACCGACGCGACTCGGAAGGCCGACCCCGAGGACCTGTTCGGGATGAGTACGGCCTACGTCACGATGGAGGCCGAACTGGGCTACGAGGCGGTCGGCGAGGCGGCGCTCTGTTTCTCGGAAGTGGACAGCGCCGACTTCTCGGACGCCGTCGAGGAGGTCCACGAGATTCTGGAGGTCGGCGCGGAGGAGACCGGTACCGAGACCGAGGCCCACACCGACGACTACGGCTACTCGTGGGTGATTCTGCGCGACGACGACTTCGAGGACCTCGTGACCAGCCTCAACTTCGCCGCCGACACGCTGA is part of the Halorussus salinus genome and harbors:
- the pspAB gene encoding PspA-associated protein PspAB, coding for MGLFDGLREVLGIRAETDATRKADPEDLFGMSTAYVTMEAELGYEAVGEAALCFSEVDSADFSDAVEEVHEILEVGAEETGTETEAHTDDYGYSWVILRDDDFEDLVTSLNFAADTLMERGYGSRLLAALFAFRDTSGRQKGGEYAYWAYSFRRGAYYPLVPKGTSDRDSSAEFKLESKLDGELDLEENKEYWYALLPSTPNSHPWE
- a CDS encoding CPBP family intramembrane glutamic endopeptidase, giving the protein MSHQSVNPARRVGVATALTLLGVVFSVLLSVPVLVVSLGTVAQFVVALVLSELGFVAAGLVFLRATGNSLDFFRIRIPDLRALGVVVAGTVALFAYRLAAIAAVQALGLPLAGNSVTQLAEEGVLATLLVLVPLSVLVVGPAEEFLFRGVIQPYLDGAFSRGPAVVLTSVLFALVHLPTTWIATPDPLAVSVTLVVLFGLSILLGYLYVWTDNLVVPVLVHGFYDALLFALAYVVLSSDLIPDAAAVASAVLPA
- the htpX gene encoding zinc metalloprotease HtpX, whose protein sequence is MKWKTDWGLRGRMALTMFLLFALYVVFIGILSTQFTNIFFAVALLGSFSIAQFFFSDKLALWSMGAKEVTEDEYPELHRTLGRLSQQADLPKPKVAVVDSRVPNAFATGRSQKNAAVAVTTGLMNTLDDDELEGVLAHELAHVKNRDVMVMTIASFLSTIAFLVVRWGWWFGGGGDNRNQAPVWVAIAASLVVWIVSFVLIRALSRYREFAADRGGATITGKPSALASALMTIDGSMSKVPKEDFREQSEMNAFFIIPLKNDFIGKVFSTHPSTEKRVERLRDLERQL